A window from Thunnus albacares chromosome 19, fThuAlb1.1, whole genome shotgun sequence encodes these proteins:
- the LOC122970063 gene encoding E3 ubiquitin/ISG15 ligase TRIM25-like, giving the protein MAQKGVQLDRETFSCSICLDLLKDPVAIPCGHSYCMGCIKSFWDGEDQKKIYSCPQCKQAFTPRPVLVKSTMLAALVEQLKKTGLQAAPADHCYAGPEDVACDVCTGRKLKALKSCLQCLISYCENHLQPHYDVGPLKKHKLVDPSEKLQENICSRHDEVMKMFCRTDQQSICYLCSVDEHKGHDTVSAAAERTERQRELEVSRQNIQQRIQDREKDVKLLQQEVEAVSRSADKAVEDSEKIFTELIRLLQKRSSDVKQQIRSQQETEVSRVKELQEKLEQEITELKRKDAELKQLSYTEDHNQFLLNYPSLSQLSAS; this is encoded by the coding sequence ATGGCGCAGAAAGGAGTTCAGCTGGACCGAGAAACCTTCTCttgttcgatctgtctggatctactgaaggatccggtggctattccctgtggacacagctactgcatggGCTGTATTAAAAGCTTCTGGGATGGAGAGGATCAGAAgaagatctacagctgccctcagtgcaaACAGgccttcacaccgaggcctgtcctggtgaaaagcaccatgttagcagctttagtggagcagctgaagaagactggactccaagcggctcctgctgatcactgctatgctggacctgaagatgtggcctgtgatgtctgcactgggaggaagctgaaagccctcaagtcctgtctgCAGTGTCTGATCTCTTACTGTGAGAATCACCTCCAGCCTCATTATGATGTAGGtccattaaagaaacacaagctggtcgacccctcggagaagctccaggagaacatctgctctcgtcatgatgaggtgatgaagatgttctgccgtactgatcagcagagtatctgttatctctgctctgtggatgaacataaaggccacgacacagtctcagctgcagcagaaaggactgagaggcagagagagctcgaggtgagtcgacaaaacatccagcagagaatccaggacagagagaaagatgtgaagctgcttcaacaggaggtggaggccgtcagtcgctctgctgataaagcagtggaggacagtgagaagatcttcactgagctgatccgtctcctccagaaaagaagctctgatgtgaagcagcagatcagatcccagcaggaaactgaagtgagtcgagtcaaagagcttcaggagaagctggagcaggagatcactgagctgaagaggaaagacgctgaactgaagcagctctcatacacagaggatcacaaccagtttctactcaactacccctcactgtcacaactcagtgcatct
- the LOC122970056 gene encoding BCL2/adenovirus E1B 19 kDa protein-interacting protein 2-like isoform X1, translating into MFVSLCPEDEEEEEEDGEKETAAGDESAGDGQQVFDLQPGAVEDEFVSEQKSSTPTRERPAPPGSLALSGSRPKKKKVLLAPALSLSLGHSESTVSDDYSSAFLSPSPEDDEDTGLDFDLDAIETPSDSESLPFPIYDLEDDMRRLGVASGPRRASGPRSGSGPAAVDQSGPGSLEQEDQVDSRGTRWRCFSTGDPPQESRVNMSVLQPFLRVLSHGGYYGDGMNDIIVFSSCYLPESSLENYQHVMDNLFRYVVGTLDLMVSENYVMVYLCAGGQKDKLPGISWLRECYTTIDRRLRKNLKGFYVVHPTWYIKALITIIKPFISSKFSRKLQFVDSLQGLSHFIPTEHVQIPDCVREYDQSLSR; encoded by the exons atgtttgtctctttgtgtcctgaagatgaagaagaagaagaagaagacggcGAGAAGGAAACCGCCGCCGGAGACGAGTCGG CAGGTGACGGTCAGCAGGTGTTTGATCTCCAGCCAG GAGCCGTCGAGGACGAGTTTGTCTCCGAGCAGAAATCCTCGACACCAACCAGAGAGAGACCAG cTCCTCCGGGCAGCCTGGCTCTGTCAGGGTCAcgaccaaagaagaagaaagtcctgctggctccagctctcagtctgtctctgg GTCACAGCGAGTCGACGGTCTCAGACGACTACTCCTCGGCGTTCCTCTCCCCCTCACCTGAAGACGACGAGGACACGGGGCTGGACTTCGACCTGGACGCCATAGAAACGCCCTCCGACAGCGAGTCGCTGCCCTTCCCCATCTATGACCTGGAAG aCGACATGCGGCGTCTCGGCGTGGCGTCCGGCCCCCGCAGAGCGTCGGGCCCCAGGTCCGGTTCTGGACCAGCGGCGGTGGATCAGAGCGGACCGGGATCTCTGGAGCAGGAGGACCAGGTGGACAGCCGGGGAACCAGGTGGCGCTGTTTCTCCACAGGTGACCCGCCGCAGGAGAGCCGCGTCAACATGAGCGTGCTGCAGCCGTTCCTGCGCGTTCTGTCACACGGAG GTTACTATGGAGACGGTATGAATGACATCATCGTGTTTTCTTCCTGTTACCTGCCAGAGAGCAGTCTGGAGAATTACCAGCATGTGATGGACAACCTGTTCAG gtacGTTGTGGGGACTCTGGATCTGATGGTATCAGAGAACTATGTGATGGTTTATCTCTGCGCTGGAGGACAGAAGGATAAACTGCCGGGAATCAGCTGGCTGAGAGAGTGTTACACCACCATCGACAGGAG gctgaGGAAGAACCTGAAGGGTTTCTATGTGGTTCATCCCACCTGGTACATCAAAGCcctcatcaccatcatcaaaccCTTCATCAG ctccAAGTTCAGCAGGAAGCTCCAGTTCGTCGACAGCCTCCAGGGTCTTTCTCACTTCATccccactgagcatgtgcagatcCCAGACTGCGTCAGAGA GTACGACCAGAGCCTGTCCAGgtga
- the LOC122970056 gene encoding BCL2/adenovirus E1B 19 kDa protein-interacting protein 2-like isoform X2 — MFVSLCPEDEEEEEEDGEKETAAGDESGDGQQVFDLQPGAVEDEFVSEQKSSTPTRERPAPPGSLALSGSRPKKKKVLLAPALSLSLGHSESTVSDDYSSAFLSPSPEDDEDTGLDFDLDAIETPSDSESLPFPIYDLEDDMRRLGVASGPRRASGPRSGSGPAAVDQSGPGSLEQEDQVDSRGTRWRCFSTGDPPQESRVNMSVLQPFLRVLSHGGYYGDGMNDIIVFSSCYLPESSLENYQHVMDNLFRYVVGTLDLMVSENYVMVYLCAGGQKDKLPGISWLRECYTTIDRRLRKNLKGFYVVHPTWYIKALITIIKPFISSKFSRKLQFVDSLQGLSHFIPTEHVQIPDCVREYDQSLSR, encoded by the exons atgtttgtctctttgtgtcctgaagatgaagaagaagaagaagaagacggcGAGAAGGAAACCGCCGCCGGAGACGAGTCGG GTGACGGTCAGCAGGTGTTTGATCTCCAGCCAG GAGCCGTCGAGGACGAGTTTGTCTCCGAGCAGAAATCCTCGACACCAACCAGAGAGAGACCAG cTCCTCCGGGCAGCCTGGCTCTGTCAGGGTCAcgaccaaagaagaagaaagtcctgctggctccagctctcagtctgtctctgg GTCACAGCGAGTCGACGGTCTCAGACGACTACTCCTCGGCGTTCCTCTCCCCCTCACCTGAAGACGACGAGGACACGGGGCTGGACTTCGACCTGGACGCCATAGAAACGCCCTCCGACAGCGAGTCGCTGCCCTTCCCCATCTATGACCTGGAAG aCGACATGCGGCGTCTCGGCGTGGCGTCCGGCCCCCGCAGAGCGTCGGGCCCCAGGTCCGGTTCTGGACCAGCGGCGGTGGATCAGAGCGGACCGGGATCTCTGGAGCAGGAGGACCAGGTGGACAGCCGGGGAACCAGGTGGCGCTGTTTCTCCACAGGTGACCCGCCGCAGGAGAGCCGCGTCAACATGAGCGTGCTGCAGCCGTTCCTGCGCGTTCTGTCACACGGAG GTTACTATGGAGACGGTATGAATGACATCATCGTGTTTTCTTCCTGTTACCTGCCAGAGAGCAGTCTGGAGAATTACCAGCATGTGATGGACAACCTGTTCAG gtacGTTGTGGGGACTCTGGATCTGATGGTATCAGAGAACTATGTGATGGTTTATCTCTGCGCTGGAGGACAGAAGGATAAACTGCCGGGAATCAGCTGGCTGAGAGAGTGTTACACCACCATCGACAGGAG gctgaGGAAGAACCTGAAGGGTTTCTATGTGGTTCATCCCACCTGGTACATCAAAGCcctcatcaccatcatcaaaccCTTCATCAG ctccAAGTTCAGCAGGAAGCTCCAGTTCGTCGACAGCCTCCAGGGTCTTTCTCACTTCATccccactgagcatgtgcagatcCCAGACTGCGTCAGAGA GTACGACCAGAGCCTGTCCAGgtga
- the LOC122970045 gene encoding zinc finger protein 771-like: MCAEKEKMCAVQLLRVSVHERISAAAEDFLLQVEKGEETAEIPLRALLTERLTAAAEEIVGLLEETVAEYEDRVERSEREICRQRRLLDAVLKPEVKLLRAEVQMTSYPESPGGDASERPVFEVEEVKVEDEEDGDEDSQQDPAFSPCLDRAVRSSGVTGGSPGGELRAPAGGRVKKVYECEVCLKSFDRPCRLRIHQRNHTGEKPFECPDCDKRFKSKALLSAHRRTHGGERRFCCHECGKCFLQRQALVEHMRTHSGERPFNCHLCSLRFFAKSHLKRHLLTHTGERRHQCVECGKCYRRKEYLSSHMRAHSGERPFSCRDCGRSYRERSRLRLHLRTHTGDSKRYTCTLCGLGVVSANHLQRHMQTHSGEQPHRCPDCGKRFGRKDKMKEHMRIHTGEKPYQCSQCHLRFRWRAALNTHSHTHSEEQEAL; this comes from the exons ATGTGcgcagaaaaggagaaaatgtgcGCCGTGCAGCTGCTGCGGGTGTCGGTACATGAGCGGATCAGCGCTGCCGCTGAAGACTTTCTGCTGCAGGtggaaaaaggagaagaaacgGCAGAAATCCCGCTGAGAGCGCTGCTCACCGAGCGGCTAACGGCGGCTGCGGAGGAGATCGTCGGTCTGTTGGAGGAAACCGTGGCGGAGTACGAAGACAGAGTGGAGCGGTCAGAGCGGGAGATCTGCCGCCAGAGGAGGCTGCTCGATGCCGTGCTGAAGCCCGAAGTCAAGCTGCTCAGAGCAG agGTGCAGATGACCAGTTACCCAGAATCCCCTGGGGGCGACGCCTCTGAGCGGCCAGTCTTCGAGGTGGAGGAGGTTAAAGtagaggatgaggaggacgGTGATGAAGACTCTCAGCAGGATCCAGCCTTCAGTCCTTGTCTGGACAGAGCGGTTAGGAGCAGCGGGGTGACAGGAGGAAGCCCAGGTGGCGAGCTGAGAGCTCCGGCGGGCGGCAGAGTGAAGAAGGTTTATGAGTGCGAGGTGTGTTTGAAAAGCTTCGACCGGCCGTGTCGTCTGAGGATCCACCAGAGGAACCACACAGGCGAGAAACCGTTCGAGTGTCCCGACTGCGACAAACGCTTCAAGAGTAAAGCGCTGCTGTCGGCGCACCGCAGGACGCACGGCGGCGAGCGGCGCTTCTGCTGCCACGAGTGCGGGAAGTGTTTCCTGCAGAGGCAGGCGCTGGTGGAGCACATGAGGACGCACAGCGGCGAGAGGCCCTTTAACTGTCACCTCTGCAGCCTGCGCTTCTTCGCCAAGAGCCACCTGAAGCGCCACCTGCTGACCCACACGGGTGAGCGGCGGCACCAGTGCGTGGAGTGCGGTAAGTGCTACCGCAGGAAGGAGTACCTGAGCAGCCACATGAGGGCGCACAGCGGGGAGCGGCCGTTCAGCTGCAGGGACTGCGGCCGCAGCTACAGAGAGCGAAGCCGCCTGCGGCTGCACCTGCGGACTCACACCGGAGACAGTAAACGCTACACCTGCACGCTCTGCGGCCTGGGCGTGGTGTCGGCCAAtcacctgcagagacacatgCAGACGCACAGCGGCGAGCAGCCGCACCGCTGCCCCGACTGCGGCAAACGTTTCGGACGCAAAGACAAGATGAAGGAGCACATGAGGATCCACACCGGAGAGAAACCGTACCAGTGCTCCCAGTGTCACCTGAGGTTCAGGTGGAGGGCGGCGCTCAACACTCACAGCCACACCCACTCAGAGGAACAGGAAGCCCTCTGA